From Eptesicus fuscus isolate TK198812 chromosome 13, DD_ASM_mEF_20220401, whole genome shotgun sequence, the proteins below share one genomic window:
- the IRF7 gene encoding interferon regulatory factor 7: MAADPDRGAPRVLFADWLLGEVSSGRYEGLRWLDAARTRFRVPWKHFARKDLGEADAGIFKAWALARGRWPPSRGAGDLPAPEGQLLAGWKTNFRCALRSTKRFVMLQDNSGDPTDPHKVFTLSSEEGCGGSPGVDQGDHKAPEDAPPTGGALPGPCLAGAGESPGPGPARWSPVPVPGAPSPLVSLAASAKDLLLEALRQSCVEHLLEAPAVDPIPPAACGPELPAGELELPWAVEGAPSPRSQPQAPMTDAGPAPEMWQPPPEAEPCTPLVGPLCPQLGLHTEPSLGPLHVTIMYKGRTVLQETVGRPSCVLLYGPPGFATQAPEPQLVAFPCPAQLPDQKQLHYTEKLLQHVAPGLRLQLRTTGLWAQRLGKCKVYWEVGGPLGSASPSVPACLLERNRDTRIFDFGTFFRELVEFQARKRQGSPHCTIYLGFGQDLSAGRPKERNLVLVKLEPWLCQAYLERVQREGVSSLDSGSLGLCLSSFNSLYEDLEHFLEHFMEVEQPA; the protein is encoded by the exons ATGGCCGCTGACCCCGACAG GGGGGCCCCGCGCGTGCTGTTCGCAGACTGGCTCCTGGGCGAGGTCAGCAGCGGCCGCTACGAGGGGCTGCGGTGGCTGGACGCGGCCCGCACGCGCTTCCGCGTGCCCTGGAAGCACTTCGCGCGGAAGGACCTGGGCGAGGCCGATGCGGGCATCTTCAAG gcctgggccctggcgcGCGGCAGGTGGCCGCCCAGCAGAGGCGCAGGTGACCTGCCGGCTCCCGAGGGCCAGCTCCTGGCGGGCTGGAAAACCAACTTCCGCTGTGCCCTGCGCAGCACCAAGCGCTTCGTGATGCTGCAAGACAACTCGGGAGACCCCACCGACCCGCACAAAGTGTTCACGCTCAGCTCCGAGGAGGGGTGCGGAG gAAGTCCAGGCGTTGACCAGGGGGACCACAAGGCTCCTGAAGATGCCCCACCCACGGGG GGGGCGCTCCCTGGGCCATGCCTGGCAGGTGCTGGTGAGAGTCCTGGGCCTGGACCAGCCAGGTGGAGCCCCGTGCCCGTGCCCGGCGCCCCCAGCCCTCTCGTGAGCCTGGCTGCCAGCGCCAAGGACCTCCTGCTGGAGGCCCTGCGGCAGAGCTGCGTGGAGCACCTGCTGGAGGCTCCGGCAGTGGACCCAATCCCTCCCGCTGCCTGTG GCCCGGAGCTGCCTGCTGGGGAACTGGAACTTCCATGGGCTGTGGAgggcgcccccagccccaggtcccagccccaggccccgatGACAG ACGCAGGTCCAGCCCCCGAGATGTGGCAGCCCCCACCTGAGGCGGAGCCCTGCACCCcactggtggggcccctctgCCCACAGCTCGGCCTGCAcacagagcccagcctggggcccctgCACGTGACCATCATGTACAAGGGCCGCACGGTGCTGCAGGAGACCGTCGGGCGCCCCAGCTGCGTGCTCCTGTACGGGCCCCCCGGCTTTGCCACGCAGGCCCCGGAGCCCCAGCTGGTGGCCttcccctgccccgcccagctcccCGACCAGAAGCAGCTCCACTACACGGAGAAGCTGCTCCAGCACGTGGCCCCCGGCCTGCGGCTCCAGCTCCGGACGACTGGGCTGTGGGCCCAGCGCCTGGGCAAGTGTAAGGTCTACTGGGAGGTGGGCGGCCCCCTGGGCTCCGCCAGCCCCTCCgtgcccgcctgcctgctggaGAGGAACCGCGACACCCGCATATTCGACTTCGGCACCTTCTTCCGAG AGCTGGTGGAATTCCAGGCTCGCAAGCGCCAGGGCTCCCCGCACTGCACCATCTACCTGGGCTTTGGGCAGGACCTGTCGGCCGGGAGGCCCAAGGAGAGGAACCTGGTCCTGGTGAAG CTGGAGCCGTGGCTGTGCCAGGCGTacctggagagggtgcagagggaGGGCGTGTCCTCCCTGGACAGCGGcagcctgggcctctgcctgTCCAGCTTCAACAGCCTGTACGAGGACCTGGAGCACTTCCTGGAGCACTTCATGGAGGTGGAGCAGCCAGCCTAG
- the CDHR5 gene encoding cadherin-related family member 5 has protein sequence MGAWALLLPLLLAAARAQGCSVNQTVFEIEENTVLNGSLVDIQVPEGQTVTLGPLSTPHAFRIQENQLFLNVTPDYEDTTMLLADLQCRRGDTVVTQLKVFVTVLDVNDNPPVFPFEVKRKEVPEDTKVNTIVIPQEELAATDLDQSDILFYTLQEVTPGAGSVFSLVGANFPALRLDRPLDFDRSQNMTLLLRVRDTPEENTVPSHSATATLVLEVQPADLRPPWFLPCLYSDPHVCIQAQYHGAVPTGHKLPAPLTLRPGPIYAVDGDRGIDQRIIYSVLQGNEDGTFVINADSGNLTMARSVPSPKTFLLLVKGEQEDRARYSVTRVTVEARAAAGSLPRFPESLYRGAAPLGSGVGVTVKDAADPSQPLRIQAQDPEFPDLNSAITYQITNNSNFRMDGEAVLTAAPLVQAGVFYAEVQANNTVTWGTATTTLQIQVSEQEPTPTGPPGSPTPPETGRTTRPASSSTPEPPRPPEPSQKPPTTTSGGSMGPHPPSSSSTPEPPRPPEPSQKPPTTSSGGSTPHPPSSSSTPEPPRPPEPSQKPPTTTSGGSTPHPPSSSSTPEPPRPPEPSQKPSTTSSGASTPHPPSSSSTPEPPRPPEPSQKPPTTSSGGSMGPHPPSGTTLKPPALSTPGGPSSVGTSTSPSSASSSGGSQQTSKPGTSQTAVVWPAGSPGDVGSGQDLRFSVAEMGALGGVLGALLLLALLALALLVHKHYGPRLRCCARKALEPQPCGFDNMAFLPDDREPSWSPAPSPGPGGAPAEVPPAPAAPSPPTPPLPAPPASPSPSSPGQAPESSAAARDEGGPAGVRSILTKERRPEGGYKAVWFGGSVGAEADVVVLNAPVSDADGAGDSGSNTGSDSGGEGSGDEGADAGPGWGPRADAPGTDSTYI, from the exons ATGGGGGCTTGggccctgctgctgcctctgctcctgGCCGCGGCCCGGGCTCAGG GCTGCTCGGTGAACCAGACCGTCTTTGAAATCGAGGAGAACACGGTGCTCAATGGGTCCCTGGTGGACATCCAGGTCCCCGAGGGCCAGACGGTGACCCTCGGGCCCTTGTCCACCCCCCACGCATTTCGGATCCAGGAGAACCAGCTGTTTCTCAACGTGACGCCCGACTATGAG GACACGACGATGCTGCTGGCAGACCTGCAGTGCCGGAGAGGAGACACTGTG GTGACCCAGCTGAAAGTGTTTGTGACCGTGCTGGACGTCAACGACAACCCTCCCGTGTTCCCCTTCGAGGTCAAAAGAAAGGAGGTGCCCGAG GACACGAAAGTGAACACCATCGTCATCCCCCAGGAGGAGCTGGCGGCCACGGACCTTGACCAAAGTGACATCTTGTTCTATACCCTCCAGGAGGTGACACCG GGTGCCGGGAGCGTCTTCTCCCTGGTGGGCGCCAACTTCCCTGCCCTGCGGCTGGACCGGCCCCTGGACTTCGACAGGAGTCAGAACATGACCCTCCTGCTGCGCGTGCGG GACACCCCGGAGGAGAACACAGTGCCCAGCCACAGCGCCACGGCCACGCTGGTCCTGGAGGTGCAGCCCGCGGACCTGCGGCCGCCCTGGTTCCTGCCCTGCCTCTACTCAGACCCTCACGTCTGCATCCAAGCCCAGTACCACGGGGCCGTCCCCACAGGCCACAAACtg CCAGCCCCCCTCACCCTGCGACCTGGGCCCATCTATGCCGTGGACGGGGATCGGGGCATTGACCAGCGGATCATCTACAGCGTCCTGCAGG gaaATGAGGACGGCACTTTTGTCATCAACGCCGACTCGGGCAACCTCACCATGGCCAGGAGCGTCCCCAGTCCCAAGACCTTCCTTTTGCTGGTCAAG ggCGAGCAGGAGGACCGGGCCCGGTACTCGGTGACCCGGGTCACGGTGGAGGCCCGTGCCGCCGCGGGGAGCTTGCCCCGGTTCCCGGAGAGCCTGTACCGTGGCGCGGCGCCTCTGGGCTCTGGTGTGGGCGTCACCGTCAAGGACGCGGCcgacccctcccagcccctgaggATCCAGGCCCAGGACCCCGAGTTCCCA GACCTCAACTCGGCCATCACCTACCAAATCACCAACAACTCCAACTTCCGGATGGACGGGGAGGCGGTGCTGACGGCCGCCCCGCTGGTGCAGGCTGGCGTCTTCTATGCGGAG GTGCAGGCCAACAACACGGTGACATGGGGCACAGCCACCACCACCCTGCAGATCCAGGTCTCCgagcaggagccgacccccacaG gccccccaggctCCCCAACACCCCCCGAGACTGGAAGAACAACCCGGCCTGCAAGCAGCTCCACTCCGGAACCCCCCAGACCCCCCGAGCCTTCTCAGAAACCCCCCACGACCACCTCTGGGGGGAGCATGGGCCCGCATCCCCCCTCAAGTAGCTCCACTCCAGAACCCCCCAGACCCCCCGAGCCTTCTCAGAAACCCCCCACGACCAGCTCTGGGGGGAGCACCCCGCACCCCCCTTCAAGTAGCTCCACTCCAGAACCCCCCAGACCCCCCGAGCCTTCTCAGAAACCCCCCACGACCACCTCTGGGGGGAGCACCCCGCACCCCCCTTCAAGTAGCTCCACTCCAGAACCCCCCAGGCCCCCCGAACCTTCTCAGAAACCATCCACCACCAGCTCTGGGGCGAGCACCCCGCACCCCCCCTCAAGTAGCTCCACTCCAGAACCCCCCAGGCCCCCCGAGCCTTCTCAGAAACCCCCCACGACCAGCTCTGGGGGGAGCATGGGCCCGCATCCCCCCTCAGGCACAACTCTGAAGCCACCTGCCTTGTCCACGCCTGGGGGCCCCTCGAGTGTTGGAACCAGCACCTCCCCCTCATCAGCCTCGTCTAGTGGGGGCTCACAACAGACCTCAAAGCCAGGTACCTCCCAGAc GGCGGTGGTGTGGCCTGCAGGCTCGCCCGGGGACGTTGGCAGCGGGCAGGACCTGCGCTTCTCGGTGGCGGAGATGGGGGCCCTGGGCGGGGTGCTGGGCGCGCTGCTGCTCCTGGCGCTCCTGGCCCTGGCGCTCCTGGTGCACAAACACTACGGCCCCCGGCTCCGGTGCTGCGCCCGCAAAGCCCTG GAGCCCCAGCCCTGCGGCTTCGACAACATGGCCTTCCTCCCCGACGACCGCGAGCCCAGCTGGTCTCCGgcgcccagccccggccccggcggcGCCCCAGCCGAGGTcccgcccgcgcccgccgcgcCCTCTCCGCCCACGCCCCCGTTGCCCGCGCCTCCCGCGTCCCCCTCCCCGTCGTCCCCCGGCCAAGCCCCCGAGTCCTCCGCGGCGGCCCGGGACGAGGGCGGGCCCGCGGGCGTGAGGTCCATCCTGACCAAGGAGCGGCGGCCCGAGGGCGGCTACAAGGCCGTGTGGTTCGGCGGCAGCGTCGGGGCGGAGGCCGACGTGGTGGTGCTCAACGCGCCCGTCTCGGACGCGGACGGCGCCGGCGACTCCGGCAGCAACACCGGCAGCGACTCCGGCGGCGAAGGCAGCGGCGACGAGGGCGCGGACGCAGGACCTGGCTGGGGACCCCGCGCCGACGCGCCCGGCACCGACTCCACCTACATCTAG
- the SCT gene encoding secretin: MAPRALLLLLLPLLPLLGGSAARPAPPRAPRHSDGTFTSELSRLRESARLQRLLQGLVGKRSEQDPQNSTSWTKSAEGPFCLLWSDAPALRAWTPLRAPLDQAWSPRLPPGRRSAVLVSGPVVPAETQMRL, from the exons ATGGCCCCGcgggcgctgctgctgctgctgctgccgctgctgccgctgctcggGGGCTCCGccgcgcgccccgcgccccccag ggccccccggCACTCGGACGGGACGTTCACCAGCGAGCTCAGCCGCCTGCGGGAGAGCGCGCGGCTGCAGCGGCTGCTCCAGGGCCTGGTCGGGAAGCGCAG CGAGCAGGACCCCCAGAACAGCACGTCCTGGACCAAGTCTGCCGAGGGGCCCTTCTGCCTGCTGTGGTCCGACGCGCCCGCCCTGCGGGCCTG GACGCCCCTGAGGGCCCCCCTGgatcaggcctggtcccccaggctgcctcctggacggAGGTCTGCAGTCCTGGTTTCCGGCCCGGTGGTCCCTGCGGAGACCCAGATGCGGCTGTGA